Proteins found in one Pseudochaenichthys georgianus chromosome 13, fPseGeo1.2, whole genome shotgun sequence genomic segment:
- the nrgnb gene encoding neurogranin (protein kinase C substrate, RC3) b isoform X5, protein MDCHNEDCSRPHEEEDIMDIPLDDPEANRAAAKIQAGFRGHMTRKKMKPEDKAEGEERQEDRGQ, encoded by the exons ATGGACTGTCACAAT GAGGATTGCAGCCGGCCCCACGAGGAGGAGGACATCATGGACATCCCCCTGGATGACCCTGAGGCCAACAGGGCTGCTGCCAAGATCCAGGCTGGCTTCCGTGGGCACATGACCCGTAAGAAGATGAAGCCGGAGGACAAAGCGGAAGGGGAGGAG AGACAGGAGGATCGCGGGCAGTAG
- the nrgnb gene encoding neurogranin (protein kinase C substrate, RC3) b isoform X4 yields the protein MDCHNEDCSRPHEEEDIMDIPLDDPEANRAAAKIQAGFRGHMTRKKMKPEDKAEGEEVSSTGDVLNCSQGDTETGGSRAVERDDTSVPEQ from the exons ATGGACTGTCACAAT GAGGATTGCAGCCGGCCCCACGAGGAGGAGGACATCATGGACATCCCCCTGGATGACCCTGAGGCCAACAGGGCTGCTGCCAAGATCCAGGCTGGCTTCCGTGGGCACATGACCCGTAAGAAGATGAAGCCGGAGGACAAAGCGGAAGGGGAGGAGGTGAGCAGCACTGGGGATGTGCTGAACTGCAGCCAGGGGGACACAG AGACAGGAGGATCGCGGGCAGTAGAAAGAGATGACACATCTGTGCCAGAGCAGTGA
- the hepacama gene encoding hepatic and glial cell adhesion molecule a yields MKVERKTSSNGDSLTDIPPLLTLFGLLLLLFTGEVSGVNVTSQTQVVRGTVGKVALLSVSYSSSSSDKPVIKWQLKREKEKPITVVQSIGTDIIGNLRPEYRNRILVFENGSLLLHNLQLSDEGAYEVEISITDDTFTGERFVELTVDVPVSKPYIQMMSLSVLEYSEHFNLHCTHDNGTKAIYSWMKGGKVLTNDTRLLLSHDQKTLTISRVGMSDDDIYACTVDNPISNMKSMPVKLTVYRRSSLYIILSTGGIFLLITLVTVCACWKPSKKKHQPIPQRAPIYLEQSDIGHDVDVVPKPTTLGRRSPMPLYVLDEDETLERLEESSGDVAIHSEMNIPATHNPVLPPSSNRSERPVWSAPRRYPRSPSHLAQPLPQPLPCPPLRPVRSPAHSPGSSPRSFSPIRKVRPPIGIPTSHLPVESESADPVDQTRCPSPH; encoded by the exons ATGAAGGTAGAGAGGAAGACCTCCTCTAACGGCGACAGTTTAACTGACATTCCTCCGCTACTGACCCTCTttggcctcctcctcctcctattCACAG GTGAGGTGTCAGGTGTGAATGTGACCAGCCAAACCCAGGTGGTGAGGGGCACGGTGGGGAAAGTGGCCCTCTTGTCAGTCAGCTACTCCAGCAGCAGTTCTGATAAGCCTGTGATTAAATGGCAGCTtaagagggagaaagagaaacctATCACTGTTGTGCAGTCCATAGGAACAGACATCATAGGGAACCTGAGGCCGGAGTACCGCAATCGTATCCTGGTGTTTGAAAATGGTTCACTGCTGCTTCACAACCTGCAGCTGTCAGACGAAGGGGCGTACGAAGTTGAGATCTCTATCACAGATGACACCTTCACTGGAGAGCGCTTCGTTGAGCTCACTGTGGATG TGCCTGTGTCCAAACCTTACATCCAGATGATGTCCTTGTCCGTCCTGGAGTACAGCGAGCACTTCAACCTCCACTGTACCCATGATAATGGCACGAAGGCCATCTACAGTTGGATGAAGGGAGGCAAGGTGCTGACTAATGACACACGCCTGCTGCTTTCACATGACCAAAAGACGCTGACCATCTCTCGCGTTGGGATGTCAGATGATGACATTTACGCCTGCACAGTGGACAACCCCATCAGCAACATGAAGAGCATGCCTGTCAAGCTCACTGTCTACA GACGGAGCTCGCTATACATCATCCTGTCCACCGGGGGCATATTCCTCCTTATCACCCTGGTGACGGTGTGTGCCTGTTGGAAACCATCCAA AAAGAAACATCAACCCATCCCCCAAAGAGCTCCGATCTATTTGGAGCAGAGTGATATTGGCCATGATG TTGATGTTGTTCCAAAACCAACTACACTTGGTCGAAGGAGTCCCATGCCTCTTTATGTCCTTGATGAAGAT GAGACTCTGGAGCGTTTGGAAGAGAGTTCTGGTGATGTCGCCATCCATTCAGAAATGAATATCCCTGCTACCCATAATCCGgttcttcctccctcctccaACAGATCTGAGCGGCCTGTATGGTCTGCCCCCCGCAGATATCCCCGAAGCCCCTCTCACCTGGCACAGCCTCTCCCACAACCCCTCCCCTGTCCTCCCCTACGTCCTGTCCGGTCCCCTGCTCACTCCCCTGGTTCATCTCCACGCAGTTTTAGCCCAATCAGAAAGGTCCGTCCACCAATAGGCATCCCAACCAGCCACCTGCCTGTAGAGTCAGAGAGTGCAGACCCTGTTGATCAGACTCGCTGTCCATCACCACATTGA